One genomic segment of Sander lucioperca isolate FBNREF2018 chromosome 10, SLUC_FBN_1.2, whole genome shotgun sequence includes these proteins:
- the LOC118492951 gene encoding ribonuclease pancreatic-like, with the protein MKISFFASFLLLSLCQLCSSSIFDSNRINVRGVDDNKFEQEHIVANLCTQVMIDRGFDVLNKTTCKPEKTFIKATVDEVRAVCGGGGKGVSKENFKLVECKVDPAHNKPPNCQYTVEEVEKKILVTCVKNKPTEFKIHE; encoded by the coding sequence ATGAAGATCTCTTTCTTTGCCAGttttctgctgctctctctgtgcCAACTGTGCAGCAGTTCTATCTTTGATTCCAATAGGATTAACGTTAGGGGGGTTGATGATAACAAGTTTGAACAAGAGCATATCGTGGCTAACCTATGCACCCAGGTGATGATTGACAGAGGATTTGATGTCCTCAACAAAACCACCTGTAAGCCGGAGAAAACCTTCATCAAAGCTACAGTGGACGAGGTCCGAGCCGTCTGTGGGGGTGGAGGAAAGGGAGTCAGCAAAGAGAACTTTAAACTGGTTGAGTGTAAAGTTGATCCTGCTCATAACAAGCCTCCCAACTGTCAGTACACGGTTGAGGAGGTGGAGAAGAAAATCCTGGTCACCTGTGTCAAAAACAAACCTACTGAGTTTAAAATACatgagtaa